The nucleotide sequence AAGGAACTTATTGCAGATGAAATTCATCGCCTGAGTCAGCGAAGTGATAAGAAGTTTGTAAAACTCAATTGTGCTTCTCTTCCCGAATCACTTCTGGAGAGTGAGCTGTTCGGACATAAAAAGGGTGCGTTTACAGGAGCCGATAAGGATCGTCCGGGAAGATTTAACACCGCCCATAAGGGCAGTATGTTTCTGGATGAGATGGGTGACATGAGTTTAATGATCCAGGCAAAACTGCTTCGTGTCCTGCAGGACAGTCAGGTGACGGCGTTAGGTGCAGATGAGCCTAAATCTGTAGATGTAAGAATTATTACAGCAACAAATAAAAACCTCCAACAAATGATGAGCGATGGGACATTCAGAGAGGACCTCTATTACAGACTTTCTGTTGTCCACTTCGAACTACCTCCTCTTCGAGAAAGAAAAGGGGATATTCTTCTTCTGGCAGAAGCTTTCAGGGAACAAGCCTGTAGAGAATATGGCAGACAAATCCGTGGATTTGACTCTGAGGTTGAAAACCTGTTGCTGTCTCATCTGTGGCCCGGAAATATCCGGGAGCTGAAGAACTGTGTCCAACGCTCAGTGATCTTCTGTGAAAATGATTTGATCTCAATAGAAGATCTTCCTGCTCAGTATAAGGATATCCCAAGCCGGGGTTGGTCCGATGAGTACGAACGGGCTATTGATAATATTAATAAGGAGCTTATTGAAGAAGCTCTTAGAAAGAGTCAGGGAAAAAAAACCATGGCGGCTGAACTTCTTAATATGGACCGTAAAACCCTCTATAATAAGATGAAAAAATTGAATATCCGAGACTAGTGCGTATATGGAAACACTTCTTCAATTAAAAGATATCCATCACTCATATGGTGCTAAAAAAGCGTTAACCGGGGTGGACTTTCAGCTTCAGAGAGGAGAGTTTCATGCTCTTGTCGGCGATCATAGAGCAGGCAAATCCACTCTGATCCGCTTGCTCTGCGGAGCCCTCCGCTGTCGTCGGGGAGATATTATTCTGCCATCGGGAACTTACTCTTCCCTGACTCCCCGGAAAGCCTTCAG is from Oceanispirochaeta sp. M1 and encodes:
- a CDS encoding sigma-54 dependent transcriptional regulator is translated as MTDRTNINNLKQRVLIVDDELEYCLSMKDLFEESGFSCSHSTDPDMVLDLLKSCEIDIILLDLKMPRMSGIDLLKKIRVYNSRIPVIIVSGHIDIETTVQAMQIGAMNVLKKPVRFSSMLEEISCILKPHSEVSDTLLPLVSDSPIICSHKGMLDIIYSLKKVAETNAPVLITGESGTGKELIADEIHRLSQRSDKKFVKLNCASLPESLLESELFGHKKGAFTGADKDRPGRFNTAHKGSMFLDEMGDMSLMIQAKLLRVLQDSQVTALGADEPKSVDVRIITATNKNLQQMMSDGTFREDLYYRLSVVHFELPPLRERKGDILLLAEAFREQACREYGRQIRGFDSEVENLLLSHLWPGNIRELKNCVQRSVIFCENDLISIEDLPAQYKDIPSRGWSDEYERAIDNINKELIEEALRKSQGKKTMAAELLNMDRKTLYNKMKKLNIRD